A single region of the Raphanus sativus cultivar WK10039 chromosome 1, ASM80110v3, whole genome shotgun sequence genome encodes:
- the LOC130495659 gene encoding amino acid permease 8-like: MFIPITHFTYKEAIGKANCFHDKGHGAKCSVSSYPFMAAFGIVQTMLSQIPSFHKLSFLSIIATVMSFSYASIGIGLAMAVVASGNGKVGKTGVTGTVVGVDVTASDKIWKSFQATGDIAFSYAYSSILVEIQDTLRSSPPENRVMKKASLAGVSTTTFIYMLCGCIGYAAFGNKAPGDFLTDFFYEPYWLIDFANACIVLHLIAAYQVFAQPIFQFVENECKKAWPENNFITKEHSMNIPFLGKWRINFFRLVWRTAYVILTTVVAMIFPFFNSILGLIGAAAFWPLTVYFPVEMHISQRKIKKYSMRWIGLKLLVLVCLIVTLLAAIGSIVGLMKSVMAYKHFHS; encoded by the exons ATGTTTATACCGATAACACACTTTACATATAAAGA AGCGATCGGGAAAGCAAATTGTTTTCATGACAAGGGACATGGTGCGAAATGTTCTGTGTCGAGTTATCCATTCATGGCGGCATTTGGGATCGTCCAGACTATGCTTAGTCAGATTCCTAGCTTTCACAAGCTCTCTTTTCTCTCCATTATCGCCACCGTTATGTCCTTCTCTTATGCGTCTATCGGAATTGGTTTAGCCATGGCCGTTGTGGCAA GTGGGAACGGTAAGGTTGGTAAGACGGGGGTGACGGGCACAGTGGTTGGAGTGGACGTAACCGCGTCTGACAAAATATGGAAGTCGTTTCAAGCGACTGGAGACATTGCCTTTTCGTACGCTTATTCCAGTATTCTCGTTGAGATTCAG GATACATTGAGATCAAGCCCGCCAGAGAACAGAGTAATGAAAAAAGCAAGCCTTGCTGGAGTCTCAACTACAACTTTTATCTACATGTTATGTGGCTGCATCGGATACGCTGCATTTGGAAACAAAGCCCCTGGAGACTTCCTTACCGACTTTTTTTATGAACCTTACTGGCTCATCGATTTTGCCAATGCTTGCATCGTCCTCCACCTAATAGCAGCCTATCAG GTGTTTGCACAACCAATATTCCAATTTGTTGAGAACGAATGCAAAAAAGCATGGCCAGAAAACAATTTCATCACCAAAGAACATTCGATGAACATACCATTCCTCGGAAAATGGCGCATCAACTTTTTCAGACTGGTGTGGAGGACAGCTTATGTGATTTTGACAACAGTTGTAGCAATGATATTCCCCTTCTTCAACTCGATCTTGGGCCTTATCGGGGCCGCCGCATTCTGGCCGCTAACGGTTTACTTCCCTGTGGAGATGCACATCTCGCAGAGAAAGATTAAGAAGTATTCTATGAGATGGATCGGGTTGAAACTCCTTGTATTGGTTTGTTTGATTGTTACTCTCCTAGCCGCAATAGGATCCATCGTCGGCTTGATGAAAAGTGTCATGGCATACAAGCATTTCCACAGTTAA
- the LOC108833028 gene encoding amino acid permease 8-like, with translation MKSFDAVHNPSAVESGDATGNNVDDDGREKRTGTLTTASAHIITAVIGSGVLSLAWAIAQLGWVAGTLILVTFAVINYYTSTMLADCYRSDAGTRNYTYMDVVRSYLGGRKVQLCGLAQYGSLVGITIGYTITASISLVAIIKAGCFHDKGHGAKCSVPNYRFMAIFGFVEVVLSQIPNFHKLSGLSIMAAIMSFSYASIGIGLAIAVVASGKVGKTGVTGTVVGVDVTASDKIWKAFQAVGDMAFSYSFSVVLVEIQDTLRSSPPENKVMRKATLAGVSTTTVFYILCGCMGYAAFGNRAPGDFLTDFGFYEPYWLIDFANACIVAHLLAAYQVFAQPIFQLVENKCKKAWPESNFINKEHSMNIPFLRKWRINFFRMVWRTAYVILTTFVAVIFPFFNSILGLIGAATFWPLTVYFPVEMHISQRKIKKYSMRWNALKLLVALCLIVSLLAAIGSIVGLIDSVKAYKPFHS, from the exons ATGAAAAGCTTTGACGCGGTGCATAATCCCTCTGCGGTGGAATCCGGTGACGCCACCGGGAATAACGTCGACGATGATGGTAGGGAGAAGAGAACGGGGACGTTGACGACGGCGAGTGCGCACATAATCACGGCGGTGATAGGTTCCGGAGTGTTGTCGTTGGCTTGGGCTATAGCACAACTTGGTTGGGTGGCAGGAACATTGATTCTTGTAACTTTTGCCGTCATCAATTACTACACATCCACTATGCTCGCCGATTGTTATAGATCGGACGCAGGAACACGCAACTATACGTACATGGACGTCGTCCGATCTTACCTAG GTGGTAGGAAAGTGCAATTATGTGGACTGGCACAATACGGGAGTCTCGTAGGGATCACTATTGGTTACACCATCACTGCCTCTATAAGCTTAGT AGCGATTATCAAAGCAGGTTGTTTTCATGACAAGGGACATGGTGCGAAATGTTCCGTGCCAAACTATCGATTCATGGCAATATTTGGGTTCGTGGAGGTTGTTCTTAGTCAGATTCCTAATTTTCACAAGCTCTCTGGGCTCTCCATTATGGCCGCCATTATGTCCTTCTCTTATGCATCTATCGGAATTGGTTTAGCCATTGCCGTTGTGGCAA GTGGAAAGGTTGGTAAGACTGGTGTGACGGGCACGGTGGTTGGAGTGGACGTAACCGCATCTGATAAAATTTGGAAGGCGTTTCAAGCGGTTGGAGACATGGCATTTTCATACTCCTTTTCCGTTGTTCTCGTCGAGATTCAG GATACACTGAGATCAAGCCCACCAGAAAACAAAGTCATGAGAAAAGCAACCCTTGCCGGAGTCTCAACTACAACTGTTTTCTACATCTTATGTGGTTGCATGGGATATGCTGCATTTGGAAACCGAGCCCCCGGAGACTTCCTTACTGACTTTGGTTTTTATGAACCTTACTGGCTCATCGATTTTGCCAATGCTTGCATCGTCGCCCATCTACTCGCAGCCTATCAG GTGTTTGCACAACCAATTTTCCAACTTGTTGAGAACAAATGCAAGAAAGCATGGCCAGAAAGCAATTTCATCAACAAAGAACATTCGATGAACATACCATTCCTCAGAAAATGGCGCATCAACTTCTTCAGAATGGTGTGGAGGACAGCTTATGTGATTTTGACAACATTTGTTGCAGTGATATTCCCCTTCTTCAACTCGATCTTAGGCCTTATCGGAGCAGCAACGTTCTGGCCGCTAACAGTTTACTTCCCTGTGGAGATGCACATCTCGCAGAGAAAGATTAAGAAGTATTCTATGAGATGGAATGCGTTGAAACTCCTTGTAGCGCTTTGTTTGATTGTGTCGCTCTTAGCTGCAATAGGTTCCATCGTCGGCTTGATTGATAGTGTCAAGGCATACAAGCCTTTCCACAGTTAA
- the LOC130495647 gene encoding amino acid permease 8-like — MKSFDTVHNPSAVEYCGANFDDDGREKRTGTLMTASAHIITAVVGSGVLSLAWAIAQLGWVAGIVILVTFAVINYYTSTMLADCYRSDTGTRNCTYMDVVRAYLGGRKVQLCGLAQYGCFVGVTIGYTITSSISLV; from the exons ATGAAAAGCTTCGATACGGTGCATAATCCATCGGCGGTGGAATACTGTGGCGCCAACTTCGACGATGATGGTCGGGAGAAGAGAACGGGGACGTTGATGACGGCGAGTGCGCACATAATCACTGCGGTGGTAGGCTCAGGAGTGTTGTCGTTGGCTTGGGCTATAGCACAACTTGGTTGGGTGGCAGGAATAGTGATTCTTGTAACTTTTGCCGTCATCAATTACTACACATCCACTATGCTCGCTGATTGCTATCGGTCGGACACCGGAACACGCAATTGTACTTACATGGACGTCGTCCGAGCTTACCTTG gtggTAGGAAAGTGCAGTTATGTGGACTGGCACAATACGGATGTTTCGTAGGGGTCACTATTGGTTACACCATCACTTCCTCCATAAGCCTAGTGTAA